A single window of Nocardioides baekrokdamisoli DNA harbors:
- a CDS encoding AurF N-oxygenase family protein, which translates to MGAVGGSIGLARKVVGTGVRVAAAPLAVVPLPSLSRIGGGKQDYFDTLRTLSQASTTGPHFEAFIDVPWDQPGFGLDKNDERWQLPGIDPLAHTDWYQSLSKERQIEVARQRMTAMTKTGSQFEQLLLLGGTQFLMGLQNENPEFRYFMHELTEECHHIQMFQEFTNRSAPEITGAPAWLLKTIPVIALLGSVWPTLFFQIILAGEEPIDHVQKNALRAGGSHPLLDRIMAIHAAEEARHIGFAHAWLEHHTPEMGAVNRFAVGLLTPLIMRIAIQIIMVPSRADAELMGIPEDVMRDTFSRRNEAFRRMISDVSADVRAGCEDAGMLTARTRWAWRKWGVDGRPSRFRGEPVSSAA; encoded by the coding sequence ATGGGTGCTGTCGGCGGTTCCATTGGTCTGGCCAGAAAAGTCGTGGGCACGGGCGTACGCGTGGCTGCGGCACCGCTGGCGGTCGTCCCACTTCCGTCGCTGTCACGCATCGGTGGCGGCAAGCAGGATTACTTCGACACGCTCCGCACGTTGTCCCAGGCTTCGACGACCGGCCCACACTTCGAGGCGTTCATCGACGTCCCGTGGGATCAGCCCGGGTTCGGCCTCGACAAGAACGATGAGCGCTGGCAGCTGCCTGGCATCGACCCGCTGGCTCACACGGACTGGTACCAGTCGCTGAGCAAGGAACGCCAGATCGAGGTCGCCCGTCAGCGGATGACGGCGATGACCAAGACCGGGTCACAGTTTGAGCAACTCCTCCTGCTCGGAGGCACCCAGTTCCTGATGGGTCTGCAGAACGAGAACCCGGAGTTCCGGTACTTCATGCACGAACTCACCGAGGAGTGCCACCACATCCAGATGTTCCAGGAGTTCACCAACCGGTCGGCTCCCGAGATCACCGGCGCGCCGGCGTGGCTGCTCAAGACGATCCCGGTGATCGCGTTGCTCGGATCCGTCTGGCCGACACTCTTCTTCCAGATCATCCTGGCTGGGGAGGAGCCGATCGATCACGTACAGAAGAACGCTCTCCGCGCTGGGGGTAGCCATCCGTTGCTCGATCGAATCATGGCGATCCATGCCGCCGAGGAAGCGCGGCACATCGGCTTCGCACACGCTTGGTTGGAGCACCACACTCCGGAGATGGGCGCGGTGAACCGGTTCGCCGTGGGCCTGCTGACGCCCCTGATCATGCGGATCGCGATCCAGATCATCATGGTGCCGAGCAGGGCTGACGCCGAGTTGATGGGCATCCCCGAGGATGTCATGCGGGACACCTTCTCCCGACGCAACGAAGCCTTCCGCCGGATGATCTCGGACGTCTCCGCGGACGTACGCGCCGGATGTGAGGACGCCGGCATGCTGACGGCGCGTACGCGCTGGGCGTGGCGGAAGTGGGGCGTCGACGGACGCCCCTCCCGCTTCCGCGGCGAGCCGGTCTCGTCGGCAGCCTGA
- a CDS encoding TetR/AcrR family transcriptional regulator, protein MADDARRTQVVEAATAAVDELGVSVGTAQIAERAGIPRPHVYRYVESREHLDALVARQAATLLLDHVRPAFLTPGTGHEIVHGILTSTVEWAAAHPNLYRFMAQRPQTPGEHSARFGRTRFLDVVASSIGAYLRGTDITVSVPEGLLAGLIGMADGTIVWWLDHQDERQDAMVNRLTRQTEAVVRDALNSVGIQVPEDLRLDPQA, encoded by the coding sequence ATGGCAGATGACGCGCGCCGCACGCAGGTGGTCGAAGCAGCGACCGCGGCGGTCGACGAGCTCGGCGTCTCCGTCGGCACCGCGCAGATCGCCGAGCGGGCCGGGATCCCCCGGCCACACGTCTACCGGTACGTCGAGAGTCGCGAACACCTCGACGCGCTGGTGGCCCGACAGGCCGCCACGTTGCTGCTTGATCACGTCCGTCCGGCATTCCTGACACCGGGAACGGGCCACGAGATCGTCCACGGCATCCTGACCTCGACCGTCGAGTGGGCTGCCGCGCACCCGAACCTCTACCGCTTCATGGCTCAGCGGCCGCAGACCCCGGGCGAGCACAGCGCACGCTTCGGAAGGACCCGGTTCCTCGACGTGGTCGCAAGTTCGATCGGCGCCTACCTCCGCGGGACCGACATCACGGTCTCCGTGCCCGAGGGGTTGCTCGCCGGGCTGATCGGCATGGCCGACGGCACCATTGTCTGGTGGCTCGACCACCAGGACGAACGTCAGGACGCCATGGTGAATCGACTGACCCGACAGACGGAGGCGGTCGTACGCGACGCCCTGAACTCGGTGGGCATCCAGGTCCCCGAGGACCTGAGACTCGACCCCCAGGCGTAG
- a CDS encoding flavin-containing monooxygenase, whose translation MTTPVEQVDVLIVGAGLSGIGAAAQLGANFPDRKIVVLESRQTNGGTWDLFKYPGIRSDSDMFTFGYKWDPWPGEQALADGRHILSYLRKVADKWNVDEKIRYGHKVVSADWSSADKRWTVTAETADGLTTIATRFLWSCAGYYDYDHGHEPEFPGRAKFKGEFVFPQFWPEDLDYAGKNVVVIGSGATAVTLIPNMADEVGHITMLQRTPTYILSRPGKDLVAVGIGSTVGKLPKMVPFRNLRERAGFEAVRWANVMLQISTFSLARTQPDTVKKIIREGIIRSLTGLREKYMTRDEAIEIVEAHFTPPYQPWDQRLCFVPDGDLFKAIRTGKASVVTDRIRTFVADGIELESGDKLPADIVIAATGLKIKLFGGVQLHIDGKPVAASDTLAYKGLALSGIPNLLFTIGYTNASWTLKADLVIDYAVKLLKHMDKKGYEQFLVERDYDGEVRPLMDMQSGYLQRAAAEMPRAGDRAPWGLKQNYLVDVKTITGSVVDRPLTFA comes from the coding sequence ATGACGACTCCAGTTGAGCAGGTCGACGTACTCATCGTCGGAGCCGGGTTGTCCGGCATCGGCGCCGCCGCCCAGCTGGGGGCGAACTTCCCGGACAGGAAGATCGTCGTGCTGGAGTCGCGTCAGACCAACGGCGGGACATGGGATCTGTTCAAGTACCCCGGCATCCGCTCGGACTCGGACATGTTCACGTTCGGCTACAAGTGGGACCCGTGGCCCGGTGAGCAGGCGCTGGCCGACGGTCGCCACATCCTGTCCTACCTCCGCAAGGTCGCCGACAAGTGGAACGTCGACGAGAAGATCCGGTACGGCCACAAGGTGGTCTCGGCCGACTGGTCGAGCGCCGACAAGCGCTGGACCGTCACGGCGGAGACCGCCGACGGACTGACGACGATCGCGACCCGATTCCTCTGGTCCTGCGCCGGCTACTACGACTACGACCACGGTCACGAGCCCGAGTTCCCGGGGCGCGCGAAGTTCAAGGGCGAGTTCGTGTTCCCGCAGTTCTGGCCCGAGGACCTCGACTACGCCGGCAAGAACGTGGTCGTCATCGGGTCCGGCGCCACGGCCGTCACCCTGATCCCGAACATGGCCGACGAGGTCGGTCACATCACGATGCTCCAGCGCACGCCGACGTACATCCTGAGTCGCCCAGGCAAGGACCTCGTCGCGGTCGGCATCGGCTCCACGGTCGGCAAGCTGCCCAAGATGGTGCCGTTCCGCAACCTCCGCGAGCGGGCCGGTTTCGAGGCGGTCCGCTGGGCCAACGTGATGCTGCAGATCTCGACCTTCAGCCTCGCGCGTACGCAGCCGGACACGGTCAAGAAGATCATCCGCGAGGGCATCATCCGCAGTCTCACGGGTCTGCGCGAGAAGTACATGACGCGAGACGAGGCGATCGAGATCGTCGAGGCGCACTTCACCCCGCCGTACCAGCCGTGGGACCAGCGCCTCTGCTTCGTCCCCGACGGCGATCTCTTCAAGGCGATCCGCACCGGCAAGGCCTCGGTGGTCACGGATCGGATCAGGACCTTCGTCGCGGACGGCATCGAGTTGGAGTCCGGGGACAAGCTGCCGGCCGACATCGTGATCGCCGCGACCGGATTGAAGATCAAGCTGTTCGGCGGTGTCCAGCTGCACATCGACGGCAAGCCTGTGGCGGCGAGTGACACCCTTGCGTACAAGGGCCTGGCGCTCTCCGGGATCCCCAACCTGCTCTTCACGATCGGCTACACGAACGCCTCCTGGACGCTCAAAGCCGATCTGGTCATCGACTACGCGGTGAAGCTCCTCAAGCACATGGACAAAAAGGGGTACGAGCAGTTCCTTGTCGAGCGCGACTACGACGGGGAGGTCCGGCCTCTGATGGACATGCAGTCGGGCTACCTCCAGCGTGCTGCTGCCGAGATGCCACGGGCTGGTGACCGGGCCCCGTGGGGGCTGAAGCAGAACTATCTCGTCGACGTGAAGACGATCACCGGGTCGGTCGTGGACCGACCGCTCACGTTCGCCTAG
- a CDS encoding alpha/beta fold hydrolase: MLAHEIHGSGDPLVLIHGLTHRRQAWYPVLEHLTDHREVVLFDLPGHGESPDLVVRDGDVQATLRDDLVAAMDALGLDRPHIAGNSLGGRISLEAAADGLVRSATTLSPAAFWWGPLDFVYIRSLFAWLTASARLVSPAVPVLAQSATARRVMGAMVSAHPENVPPEAFVGDLRAMKRAIPAMRRIFPAAEIFDRPISNDIPVTIAWGEHDMILLPYQARIAARRMPHAHHVTLPGCGHVPMSDNPELVASVLLEGSSVGTPIGAA, translated from the coding sequence GTGCTCGCACACGAGATCCACGGCTCCGGTGATCCGCTCGTACTCATCCATGGCCTGACCCACCGTCGGCAGGCCTGGTATCCGGTGCTGGAGCATCTGACCGACCACCGCGAGGTGGTCCTGTTCGATCTGCCGGGGCACGGCGAATCGCCCGACCTCGTCGTACGCGACGGCGACGTCCAGGCCACCCTGCGCGACGATCTGGTGGCGGCTATGGACGCCCTCGGCCTGGATCGTCCGCACATCGCCGGCAACTCCCTCGGCGGCCGGATCTCGCTCGAGGCGGCTGCGGACGGGCTCGTACGCAGCGCCACCACCCTGTCTCCGGCGGCCTTCTGGTGGGGTCCGCTGGATTTCGTCTACATCCGGTCGTTGTTCGCCTGGCTGACGGCGAGCGCGCGGCTCGTGTCCCCGGCGGTTCCGGTCCTCGCGCAGTCCGCGACGGCGCGCCGGGTGATGGGTGCGATGGTGTCGGCGCATCCGGAGAACGTGCCCCCGGAGGCGTTCGTCGGCGACCTGCGGGCGATGAAACGGGCCATACCGGCGATGCGTCGGATCTTCCCGGCGGCGGAGATCTTCGACCGGCCCATCTCAAATGACATCCCGGTGACCATTGCGTGGGGTGAACACGACATGATCCTGTTGCCATACCAGGCCCGCATCGCTGCGCGCCGTATGCCGCACGCTCACCATGTGACGCTGCCCGGCTGCGGTCACGTACCGATGTCGGACAACCCGGAGCTGGTCGCGAGCGTGCTGCTCGAGGGCAGCTCCGTTGGGACACCGATTGGAGCAGCATGA
- a CDS encoding AurF N-oxygenase family protein, which translates to MGAVGGTVTLARKAVGTGVRAVATPSKRPSDQEYFETLQTLSQASVDQFFLAFKDVDWDNPDYSVESAAHDPRLILTDADVIGAHPWYKSLPREEQIRIGAYRFAQVAKVGRQFEQILIAGVMHNLIGMGNQNPEFRYAMHEVTEETHHIQMFQEAVNRFGEPVQGASSIWVKLTPLVTAFGQWVPELFFIGILGGEEPIDHMQKAIMRAGGGHPLIDRIMQIHIAEEARHIGFAHQYLLHHWPQMGFVRRQVLTYMFPVVMRVLCDVIMIPSRADMEAMGIPKDVAKEIWWDSEESQKRMRDMFGDVRMLADDLGIRRGPARVLWRAMGIDGRRSRFRSEPAVAKA; encoded by the coding sequence ATGGGTGCAGTGGGCGGAACGGTGACGTTGGCCAGGAAAGCGGTCGGCACGGGCGTACGCGCGGTGGCGACGCCGTCGAAGCGGCCCAGTGACCAGGAGTACTTCGAAACCCTGCAGACGCTGTCCCAGGCATCCGTCGACCAGTTCTTCCTGGCGTTCAAGGACGTCGACTGGGACAACCCGGACTACTCGGTCGAGAGTGCGGCGCACGACCCGCGCCTGATCCTCACCGATGCGGACGTCATCGGGGCCCACCCCTGGTACAAATCGCTCCCGCGCGAGGAGCAGATCCGCATCGGCGCGTACCGCTTCGCCCAGGTGGCGAAGGTGGGTCGACAGTTCGAGCAGATCCTGATCGCCGGTGTCATGCACAACCTGATCGGCATGGGGAACCAGAACCCTGAGTTCCGGTACGCGATGCATGAGGTCACCGAAGAGACCCACCACATCCAGATGTTCCAGGAGGCGGTCAACCGCTTCGGGGAGCCGGTCCAGGGGGCGTCGTCGATCTGGGTCAAGCTGACCCCGTTGGTCACCGCGTTCGGCCAGTGGGTGCCCGAGCTGTTCTTCATCGGGATCCTCGGTGGCGAGGAGCCGATCGACCACATGCAGAAGGCGATCATGCGAGCCGGCGGCGGACACCCGCTCATCGACAGGATCATGCAGATCCACATCGCCGAGGAGGCTCGGCACATCGGTTTCGCCCACCAGTACTTGTTGCACCACTGGCCGCAGATGGGCTTCGTACGTCGCCAGGTCCTGACCTACATGTTCCCGGTCGTGATGCGAGTGCTGTGCGACGTGATCATGATCCCGAGCCGGGCCGACATGGAGGCCATGGGGATCCCGAAGGATGTCGCCAAGGAGATCTGGTGGGACTCCGAGGAGTCGCAGAAGCGAATGCGCGACATGTTCGGCGACGTACGCATGCTGGCCGACGACCTCGGCATCCGCCGTGGGCCGGCGCGTGTGCTCTGGAGAGCGATGGGCATCGACGGTCGCCGGAGCCGATTTCGCAGCGAGCCCGCCGTGGCCAAGGCCTGA
- a CDS encoding acyl-CoA dehydrogenase family protein: protein MAGASRRSPWMDTELDDLRDMAKTFFEKEVTPNVMRYIENKQVDRDLWNKAGDQGLLCIDVPEEYGGGGGNFAHEAVLIEEQAYAGDSSWGASLHTGIVAHYLLAYGTEEQKTYWLPKMASGEVVGAIAMTEPGTGSDLQSVKARAIRDGDEYVINGSKIFITNGGQADMVLTVVKTNPEEAAAGISLVIVPTDTPGFARGKNLNKIGMKGQDTSELFYDNVRVPVSNLLGAEEGQGFVQLMHQLPQERLIVAVSNVAAMEAIFEETMRYVHGRQAFGRSIWGFQNTKHRMAEVATDMRVARSFLDECIGLHLKGELDIPTAAMVKLHCSEKAQQIADKCLQLHGGYGYMEEYPVARAWADLRVSQIYAGTSEIMKEIISRTLPAPS from the coding sequence ATGGCTGGAGCATCCCGACGCTCACCCTGGATGGACACCGAGCTCGACGACCTGCGCGACATGGCGAAGACCTTCTTCGAGAAGGAGGTGACGCCCAACGTCATGCGCTACATCGAGAACAAGCAGGTCGATCGTGACCTGTGGAACAAGGCCGGCGACCAGGGCCTCCTCTGCATCGATGTCCCCGAGGAGTACGGCGGCGGTGGTGGCAACTTCGCCCATGAGGCTGTCCTGATCGAGGAGCAGGCGTACGCCGGCGACAGCTCGTGGGGCGCCTCGCTGCACACGGGCATCGTGGCCCACTACCTCCTCGCGTACGGCACCGAGGAGCAGAAGACGTACTGGCTGCCGAAGATGGCGTCGGGCGAGGTCGTCGGCGCGATCGCGATGACGGAGCCGGGCACCGGTTCGGACCTGCAGAGCGTCAAGGCACGGGCGATCCGTGACGGCGACGAGTACGTCATCAACGGGTCGAAGATCTTCATCACCAACGGTGGCCAGGCTGACATGGTCCTCACGGTCGTGAAGACGAACCCCGAGGAGGCGGCCGCCGGCATCTCGCTGGTCATCGTCCCGACCGACACCCCGGGCTTCGCGCGCGGCAAGAACCTCAACAAGATCGGGATGAAGGGCCAGGACACCTCCGAGCTCTTCTACGACAACGTCCGGGTCCCGGTGAGCAACCTGCTCGGCGCCGAAGAGGGTCAGGGCTTCGTTCAACTGATGCACCAGCTCCCGCAGGAGCGCCTCATCGTCGCAGTGTCCAACGTCGCCGCGATGGAGGCGATCTTCGAGGAGACGATGCGGTACGTCCACGGTCGGCAGGCGTTCGGCCGCTCGATCTGGGGCTTCCAGAACACCAAGCACCGGATGGCCGAGGTCGCCACCGACATGCGGGTCGCGCGCTCGTTCCTCGATGAGTGCATCGGGCTCCACCTCAAGGGCGAGCTCGACATCCCGACCGCCGCGATGGTCAAGCTGCACTGCTCTGAGAAGGCCCAGCAGATCGCGGACAAGTGCCTGCAGTTGCACGGCGGTTACGGCTACATGGAGGAGTACCCGGTCGCCCGTGCTTGGGCCGACCTTCGCGTCTCGCAGATCTATGCGGGTACGAGCGAGATCATGAAGGAGATCATCAGCCGCACACTGCCTGCGCCGAGCTGA
- a CDS encoding class I SAM-dependent methyltransferase — protein MARRTVSDVWKVGHPWSFFYPYAIDHSWVGVPGAYALLATDLRLLYSATAALGALPKGSLVLDVPCGGGVALRGVRPGQGLHYIAADISTAMLEHTGRAAQERGIADQVELREADVENLPFIDATFDVAMSLTGLHCFPDPHLALREIVRVLKPGGTLILSWMRTDAPLRTYPMFFVGRRGGLVGRSASTTEVVGWLAELGITDIDLQPSGALAYLTARKG, from the coding sequence ATGGCACGCCGAACCGTGAGTGACGTCTGGAAGGTGGGCCACCCGTGGTCCTTCTTCTATCCCTACGCGATCGACCACTCGTGGGTCGGTGTCCCCGGCGCGTACGCCCTGCTGGCCACCGACTTGCGTCTGCTCTACAGCGCCACGGCCGCTCTCGGTGCCCTGCCGAAGGGCAGCCTCGTGCTGGACGTGCCCTGCGGCGGAGGCGTTGCACTCAGAGGTGTACGCCCCGGTCAGGGCCTGCACTACATCGCCGCCGACATCTCGACCGCGATGCTCGAGCACACCGGCCGGGCGGCGCAGGAGCGCGGCATCGCCGACCAGGTCGAACTGCGCGAGGCCGATGTCGAGAACCTGCCGTTCATCGACGCCACCTTCGACGTGGCGATGAGTCTGACCGGGCTGCACTGCTTCCCTGATCCGCACCTCGCGCTCCGCGAGATCGTCCGCGTCCTCAAGCCGGGCGGCACGCTGATCCTCAGCTGGATGCGTACCGATGCACCGCTGCGGACCTACCCGATGTTCTTCGTCGGCCGTCGCGGCGGGCTCGTCGGCCGCAGTGCCTCGACCACCGAAGTCGTCGGCTGGCTGGCGGAGCTCGGCATCACCGACATCGACCTGCAACCGTCGGGCGCCCTGGCCTACCTCACTGCACGGAAGGGATGA
- a CDS encoding SRPBCC family protein produces MRSVPTLEASIEIAAPVAKVWAMVSDVRRMPEWSPQVQSTRLRTGFDEVGLGAQFTNRNVNGEAVWTTHAEIVRFEVEREMAFRVEENWLIWSFVLEQTAAGTRLTQRREQPEGISELSHELTVGFFGGHDAFTEVMRASTADTLTALKAAAEA; encoded by the coding sequence ATGCGCAGTGTTCCCACCCTCGAAGCCAGCATCGAGATCGCGGCCCCGGTCGCGAAGGTCTGGGCGATGGTCTCCGACGTACGCCGGATGCCGGAATGGAGCCCCCAGGTGCAGTCCACCCGACTGCGTACGGGCTTCGACGAGGTCGGGCTGGGCGCCCAGTTCACCAATCGGAACGTCAATGGCGAGGCCGTGTGGACCACGCATGCGGAGATCGTCCGCTTCGAGGTCGAGCGTGAGATGGCGTTCCGGGTCGAGGAGAACTGGCTGATCTGGTCGTTCGTGCTCGAGCAGACTGCCGCCGGCACTCGACTCACCCAGCGTCGCGAACAGCCCGAGGGCATCTCGGAGTTGTCGCACGAGCTGACGGTCGGCTTCTTCGGCGGGCACGACGCCTTCACCGAGGTGATGCGCGCCAGCACCGCGGACACGCTGACGGCACTGAAGGCGGCCGCGGAGGCCTGA
- a CDS encoding TetR/AcrR family transcriptional regulator: MDGRSVRWEAHNAAQRTRVVESAIALIELTGDLPPLLEVGTHAGVSRSVLYRQFADRNDLEHAVRIRGMEMFWEAFEPVLTLQGTVRESLKRGAAVYVTWAMEHRHLHQRADQNPTEGSELARSIDLVTDQIAALLVMSFRSAGADVSDADVEATDPLTHGLVNGIYATVRRWLARGGRVPDAEHLIDLVVEAIEALIGSRATAFGIPVNFDAPVSSIIPSVQ, translated from the coding sequence ATGGACGGTCGCTCGGTGCGTTGGGAGGCCCACAACGCTGCCCAACGTACGCGCGTCGTCGAATCGGCCATTGCCCTGATCGAGCTGACCGGAGACCTTCCGCCGTTGCTGGAAGTCGGTACGCACGCGGGCGTCAGTCGGTCAGTGCTCTATCGACAGTTCGCCGACCGCAACGATCTCGAGCACGCCGTGCGTATCCGCGGCATGGAGATGTTCTGGGAGGCCTTCGAACCGGTCCTGACGCTGCAGGGAACCGTCCGTGAGTCGCTGAAGCGGGGCGCAGCGGTGTACGTGACGTGGGCGATGGAGCACCGTCATCTGCACCAGCGGGCCGACCAGAACCCGACCGAGGGTTCGGAACTGGCGCGCAGCATCGACCTGGTCACCGACCAGATCGCGGCGCTGCTCGTGATGTCCTTCAGGTCAGCTGGCGCGGATGTCTCGGATGCCGATGTCGAGGCCACCGACCCGCTGACGCACGGCCTGGTCAACGGCATCTATGCGACCGTGCGCCGCTGGCTCGCCCGAGGTGGACGAGTGCCGGACGCGGAGCACCTCATCGATCTGGTGGTCGAGGCCATCGAGGCACTGATCGGCTCGCGCGCCACCGCCTTCGGGATCCCGGTGAACTTCGATGCGCCGGTCTCCTCGATCATCCCTTCCGTGCAGTGA
- a CDS encoding AMP-binding protein, which translates to MIPSRINELAHRAGLEARSLSVMARAGLMPVKAPHKLPQLAFQMKKYGPFGGAVAAAAVQHAAYPAIADERGEITYGEFDTQINQLANVFREKYQPGKTVGLLCRNHRTPLLAAFAASRAGLNTVWLNTAFSAKQAAEVATREGVDILICDADLAAAAEDLDIPVIIADITKPEDELTAMVAAGSPTPPPSPAKPGRIIILTSGTTGTPKGAPRTEPKGYTLPGALLDRMPMRSREATVIGPPLFHGTGLIMTMITFGLGSKVVLRRQFDAETFVADIAQHKATALCMVPVLIQRIIALPTEVTSAYDTSSLKAVFCSGSALQAAVSKEFQDRFGDVVYNLYGSTEVSLATMANPDVVRAHPTSVGTPMLGARVAILDDKDRPVTPGDKGRVFVGTVTPFEGYTGGGHKQIVDGMLATGDVGHFEGPLLYIDGRDDDMIVSGGENVFPAEVEELLISHPAVREVAVVGVEDSNFGQRLRAFIALNEGASLSEDEVRDLVKENLARYKVPRDVFFLDNLPRNPTGKVLKRELVTWE; encoded by the coding sequence ATGATTCCGTCTCGCATCAACGAACTCGCGCACCGCGCAGGCCTCGAGGCCCGGTCCCTGAGCGTGATGGCTCGCGCCGGCCTGATGCCGGTCAAGGCGCCGCACAAGCTGCCGCAACTCGCGTTCCAGATGAAGAAGTACGGCCCCTTCGGTGGTGCCGTCGCGGCTGCCGCAGTGCAGCACGCCGCTTACCCGGCGATCGCCGACGAGCGTGGCGAGATCACCTACGGCGAATTCGACACCCAGATCAACCAGCTGGCCAACGTCTTCCGGGAGAAGTACCAGCCGGGCAAGACGGTCGGTCTGCTCTGTCGCAACCACCGGACTCCGCTGCTGGCGGCGTTCGCGGCCTCGCGCGCCGGCCTCAACACGGTCTGGCTCAACACGGCGTTCTCGGCGAAGCAGGCGGCTGAGGTCGCCACCCGCGAGGGCGTCGACATCCTGATCTGCGACGCCGACCTCGCTGCCGCCGCCGAGGACCTCGACATCCCGGTGATCATCGCGGACATCACCAAGCCCGAGGACGAGCTCACGGCGATGGTCGCCGCCGGTTCTCCCACGCCGCCGCCGTCGCCGGCCAAGCCGGGCCGGATCATCATCCTGACCAGCGGCACGACCGGTACGCCCAAGGGCGCTCCGCGTACCGAGCCGAAGGGCTACACGCTGCCGGGAGCGCTCCTGGACCGGATGCCGATGCGCTCCCGTGAAGCGACCGTGATCGGTCCGCCGCTCTTCCACGGCACCGGGCTGATCATGACGATGATCACCTTCGGCCTGGGTTCCAAGGTCGTACTGCGCCGCCAGTTCGACGCCGAAACGTTCGTTGCCGACATCGCCCAGCACAAGGCGACCGCGCTGTGCATGGTCCCGGTGCTGATCCAGCGCATCATCGCGCTCCCGACCGAGGTGACCAGCGCGTACGACACCTCGAGCCTGAAGGCTGTCTTCTGCTCCGGCTCTGCCCTCCAGGCGGCCGTGTCGAAGGAGTTCCAGGACCGCTTCGGTGACGTCGTCTACAACCTGTACGGCTCCACCGAGGTCTCGCTCGCCACGATGGCGAACCCCGACGTCGTCCGCGCGCACCCCACCTCGGTGGGTACGCCGATGCTCGGTGCACGCGTCGCGATCCTGGATGACAAGGACCGGCCGGTCACGCCGGGCGACAAGGGCCGGGTCTTCGTCGGCACCGTGACCCCGTTCGAGGGCTACACCGGCGGCGGCCACAAGCAGATCGTCGACGGCATGCTCGCCACCGGCGACGTCGGCCACTTCGAGGGCCCGCTGCTCTACATCGACGGGCGTGACGACGACATGATCGTGTCCGGCGGCGAGAACGTCTTCCCGGCCGAGGTCGAGGAACTGCTGATCTCGCACCCGGCCGTCCGTGAGGTCGCGGTCGTCGGCGTCGAGGACAGCAACTTCGGTCAGCGTCTGCGTGCCTTCATCGCGCTGAACGAGGGCGCCTCGCTCAGCGAGGACGAGGTGCGCGACCTGGTCAAGGAGAACCTGGCCCGTTACAAGGTCCCGCGCGACGTCTTCTTCCTCGACAACCTGCCGCGGAACCCCACCGGCAAGGTGCTCAAGCGCGAACTCGTGACCTGGGAGTAG